Proteins encoded by one window of Geobacter sp. DSM 9736:
- the ftsE gene encoding cell division ATP-binding protein FtsE produces the protein MIHFHNVLMSYQNDAAALNGVNLTIRKGDFTFLTGVSGAGKSTLLKLVYGALEPSRGQVIVDGQNLSRLSRSQIPALRRTIGVVFQDFKLLPNRTVLENVSITLEVLGWGKKEIGKKVYHILKQMGMEQKLHVTPLRLSGGEQQRVALARALVNDPKILLADEPTGNLDEDNKQQILSIFREANIRGTTVVVATHDRRLTEANCYRTVVLDKGQVVEDSHAAQ, from the coding sequence ATGATCCATTTTCATAACGTTTTGATGTCGTATCAGAATGACGCCGCTGCACTCAACGGAGTCAATCTAACGATAAGAAAAGGTGATTTCACCTTTCTTACCGGTGTTTCCGGCGCCGGGAAATCCACCCTTCTCAAGCTTGTTTATGGTGCACTGGAACCCTCCCGCGGCCAGGTTATAGTGGACGGGCAAAATCTTTCACGGCTTTCACGCTCGCAGATCCCCGCCCTGCGTCGCACCATCGGCGTCGTTTTTCAGGACTTCAAGCTGCTTCCCAATCGAACGGTTCTTGAGAACGTATCGATTACGTTGGAGGTGCTAGGCTGGGGGAAGAAAGAAATCGGGAAAAAGGTGTATCACATCCTGAAGCAGATGGGGATGGAGCAGAAGCTTCATGTCACTCCTCTGCGGCTTTCAGGAGGGGAGCAGCAAAGGGTGGCCCTTGCGCGTGCCCTGGTGAACGACCCGAAAATCCTTCTGGCAGACGAACCTACTGGTAACCTCGACGAGGATAACAAGCAGCAGATACTCTCCATCTTCAGGGAGGCCAACATCAGGGGCACTACCGTCGTGGTTGCAACTCACGACAGGCGGCTTACCGAGGCGAACTGTTACAGGACGGTAGTCCTAGACAAGGGACAGGTCGTGGAGGATTCTCATGCCGCGCAGTAA
- a CDS encoding GspE/PulE family protein, translated as MSFSFRRKKLGDIMVEKGDLTPTQLAYAIDKLKVTNSRFGEICLNDGLITETVLSRTLAEQFGLEFIDLQDFRLSESIMNSLTPDIMYRFQFVPIEQQGDALVIAISDPTDVVKLDELELLLDRPLIFKIATASQIGQVLKKGEGTSRVLKEVSEDFMLQLVTETEKGEEILSVEKITADTSPIIKLVNSTVLDALTKRASDIHIETAHEGVSIKYRIDGVLYKAMDPIDLHFQGPIISRLKVMSELDISERRIPQDGRFKVRISDKSIDFRVSIMPSAFGEDAVIRILDKESIATDLKGLTLETLGMAQREIKRFRKMIREPYGMVLVTGPTGSGKTTTLYGALTEIHSGEEKIITIEDPVEYLLKGIVQIPVNEKKGLTFARGLRSILRHDPDKIMVGEIRDPETAQIAVQSALTGHLVFTTVHANNVFDVLGRFIHMGIDPYNFVSCLNCVMAQRLVRKLCLKCKYPVQLSDDTLRESAIDPERCRGVTFYDSKGCDDCNGTGYRGRAAIVELLDLNDEIRELIITKSSALQLKKAASEAGTVFLRESAVEKVLAGETTLREINRVTFVE; from the coding sequence ATGAGTTTCTCTTTCAGAAGAAAAAAGCTGGGCGACATTATGGTGGAAAAGGGGGATCTGACTCCTACCCAGCTCGCTTATGCTATCGACAAACTGAAAGTTACCAACAGCCGCTTCGGAGAGATATGCCTGAATGACGGTCTCATTACCGAGACGGTTCTGTCGCGGACCCTCGCCGAGCAATTCGGTCTCGAGTTCATCGATCTTCAGGACTTTCGCCTGTCGGAAAGCATCATGAACTCGCTCACCCCGGACATCATGTACAGGTTTCAGTTCGTCCCCATAGAGCAACAGGGGGACGCGCTCGTTATCGCCATTTCAGATCCAACTGACGTAGTCAAACTGGATGAACTGGAATTGCTGCTTGATCGTCCGCTTATTTTCAAGATCGCGACCGCGAGCCAGATCGGCCAGGTTCTCAAGAAAGGGGAGGGTACCAGCCGGGTCCTCAAGGAAGTCTCCGAAGACTTCATGCTCCAGTTGGTGACGGAGACCGAGAAAGGGGAGGAAATTCTGTCGGTGGAGAAGATCACCGCCGATACCAGCCCGATCATCAAGCTTGTGAACTCCACCGTACTAGACGCCCTGACCAAACGAGCGAGCGATATCCACATAGAAACCGCCCATGAGGGGGTCTCTATCAAATACCGGATCGACGGCGTACTGTACAAGGCGATGGACCCCATCGATCTCCACTTTCAGGGACCCATCATCTCCAGGCTCAAGGTCATGAGCGAACTGGACATCTCAGAGCGGCGCATTCCCCAAGACGGCAGGTTCAAGGTCAGGATCAGCGACAAATCCATCGACTTCCGCGTCTCGATCATGCCGAGCGCCTTCGGTGAGGACGCGGTCATACGTATCCTCGACAAGGAAAGCATCGCCACAGATCTGAAGGGGCTGACACTCGAAACGCTCGGAATGGCGCAACGCGAAATCAAGCGTTTCCGTAAGATGATTCGCGAACCTTACGGCATGGTGCTCGTCACAGGACCAACGGGATCCGGTAAAACCACTACGCTCTATGGAGCTCTCACTGAGATTCATTCGGGTGAAGAGAAGATCATAACTATCGAAGATCCGGTCGAATACCTGCTGAAAGGCATTGTCCAGATTCCGGTAAACGAGAAAAAAGGACTGACATTCGCCAGAGGGTTGCGTTCGATACTGCGTCACGACCCGGACAAAATCATGGTCGGCGAGATCCGTGATCCTGAAACAGCTCAGATCGCCGTACAATCAGCTCTCACAGGCCATCTCGTCTTCACAACCGTACATGCCAACAACGTTTTCGATGTCCTCGGCCGGTTCATCCATATGGGAATCGACCCTTACAATTTTGTATCATGCCTCAACTGCGTCATGGCCCAGCGTCTCGTGCGAAAGCTTTGCCTGAAATGCAAGTACCCGGTGCAGCTTTCAGATGATACGCTCAGAGAGTCGGCAATAGACCCCGAGCGCTGCAGGGGGGTGACCTTCTATGATTCAAAAGGGTGCGACGACTGCAACGGTACAGGCTATCGGGGGAGGGCGGCAATCGTCGAGCTTCTCGATCTTAACGATGAAATACGGGAACTGATCATTACAAAATCCTCCGCACTCCAGCTAAAGAAGGCAGCTTCGGAAGCCGGAACCGTATTCCTGCGTGAATCGGCGGTGGAAAAGGTGTTGGCGGGAGAGACCACATTGCGGGAAATCAACCGTGTCACCTTCGTAGAGTGA
- the pilM gene encoding type IV pilus biogenesis protein PilM, with the protein MLFSRKAVGLEICQEGVKMVSIMGDRERIRVDSFSNGSFGGDTLKLSLREQNVLNPAGFVATVRETYLRLLTKVEQVSVSLPDSIGRVMLVDLETRVKNREEGANLIRWKLKKNFPFDISDAHLDYQILQEKETGEVTALVSLISRTVLHQYEDLLGEAGLQPGRIDFTTFNLYSLFSKRIDLADNAALLTCYDEIVSILIFYGGVLTFYRAKEIPGGMRDANRIYREINSSLLVYNDKFPNFSVGEVFYIASPFDAESFGSVVAEALAQEPVLLDVGRLVTFKNESSADRAGLFSLAAALGAAVRSF; encoded by the coding sequence ATGTTATTTTCCCGCAAAGCCGTCGGACTCGAAATATGCCAGGAAGGGGTCAAGATGGTCTCCATCATGGGAGACCGGGAGAGGATCAGGGTCGATTCCTTTTCTAACGGCTCATTCGGCGGCGACACATTGAAGCTTTCGCTCAGGGAGCAGAACGTGCTGAACCCCGCCGGCTTCGTCGCCACGGTTCGTGAGACTTATCTGCGGCTGTTGACGAAGGTTGAGCAGGTTTCCGTTTCGCTTCCCGATTCCATCGGTCGTGTAATGCTGGTGGACCTGGAAACCCGCGTGAAGAATAGGGAGGAGGGGGCCAATCTGATCAGGTGGAAGCTGAAGAAGAACTTCCCCTTCGATATCAGCGATGCCCACCTCGACTATCAGATCCTTCAGGAAAAGGAAACCGGAGAGGTAACAGCGCTCGTCTCGTTGATTTCCCGCACCGTGCTTCACCAGTATGAAGATCTGCTGGGTGAGGCCGGCCTTCAGCCGGGCAGGATAGATTTCACTACCTTCAATCTGTACAGCCTGTTTTCCAAGCGAATTGATCTTGCCGACAACGCCGCACTTCTCACCTGCTATGACGAGATTGTGAGTATCCTCATCTTTTACGGCGGCGTTCTCACTTTCTACCGCGCCAAGGAAATTCCGGGTGGCATGCGCGATGCCAACAGAATCTACCGGGAGATAAACAGCTCTCTGCTGGTTTATAATGACAAGTTTCCCAATTTCAGTGTCGGCGAAGTGTTCTACATCGCATCACCATTCGATGCCGAATCGTTCGGCTCGGTCGTAGCCGAAGCGCTTGCGCAGGAGCCGGTCCTGCTCGATGTCGGGCGACTGGTTACGTTCAAGAATGAATCGTCGGCGGACAGAGCCGGTCTCTTTTCACTGGCTGCGGCTCTGGGTGCCGCGGTGAGGAGCTTCTGA
- the ftsX gene encoding permease-like cell division protein FtsX → MPRSNVPKKPKAARNGAGSGRIGYFFARAAANMRQNVFINVVAVGTIALALLIFSLFLLLYVNLEGAAAKWSNRVQVTVYLDQEPDAAELGQLKSRVSAIAGTDSVAFVSKEDAMRRFRSRLKGQEALLAGVTPEVLPAALEITLKRGSRSSEATEAYVANLKRVPGVGEIQYGEEWVKRFNSFITFARLVGGLLGAFLFIAVVFIVSNTIKLTIYSRKEELELLSLVGATRMFIKAPFLIEGVLQGAVGALLALVVLGGCYLGFLHNAPNFISFDPSRAGLVFLPVSHLGGILAGGVVLGFLGSLTSLKRFINV, encoded by the coding sequence ATGCCGCGCAGTAACGTGCCCAAGAAACCGAAAGCCGCCCGTAACGGGGCCGGGTCCGGAAGGATCGGCTACTTCTTTGCCCGCGCAGCGGCGAACATGCGGCAGAATGTCTTCATCAATGTCGTGGCTGTAGGCACCATAGCCCTTGCTCTCCTCATCTTCTCCCTTTTTCTGCTCCTCTACGTGAACCTCGAAGGGGCTGCCGCTAAGTGGAGCAACCGCGTTCAGGTAACCGTCTATTTGGACCAGGAACCGGATGCCGCGGAACTCGGACAACTCAAGTCGCGGGTTTCGGCCATCGCCGGTACGGATAGTGTCGCTTTTGTCAGCAAGGAAGATGCGATGCGCAGGTTCCGCTCGCGCCTCAAGGGGCAGGAGGCTCTGCTGGCGGGGGTGACGCCTGAGGTTCTACCGGCAGCTTTGGAAATCACCCTAAAGCGGGGGAGTCGGAGCAGCGAGGCTACAGAGGCCTACGTGGCCAACCTGAAGCGGGTTCCCGGGGTGGGAGAGATCCAGTACGGAGAGGAGTGGGTGAAGCGATTCAATTCATTCATCACTTTCGCCCGTCTTGTCGGCGGACTTCTGGGAGCTTTTCTCTTTATAGCCGTCGTCTTCATCGTTTCCAATACCATCAAGCTCACCATCTATTCCCGTAAAGAGGAACTTGAACTCCTAAGTCTGGTGGGCGCTACGCGAATGTTCATCAAGGCCCCGTTTCTGATCGAGGGTGTTCTCCAGGGGGCAGTGGGAGCACTTCTGGCGCTGGTGGTCCTGGGCGGCTGCTACCTCGGTTTTCTTCACAACGCGCCCAATTTCATCAGCTTCGACCCCTCGCGTGCCGGTCTGGTGTTTCTCCCGGTTTCCCATCTCGGCGGTATTTTAGCCGGTGGGGTCGTGCTGGGGTTTCTCGGCAGTCTCACGTCTCTCAAGCGTTTTATCAACGTCTGA
- a CDS encoding PilN domain-containing protein, whose translation MRLKINLASRTYLNRRQFNVAIALAFAVLGLVLVFNIGTVSRNAGEISIAARQIAQYEGKLTGAVPEQDYKALLDRIKFANEIIDRKTYRWTALLDKLEGVVPEGIAITTIDPDTKTGKLKISGAARSFKNLRQFLENLEGSEDFAEVFLVSQADVKVGQTQQGISFSIDSKVRLP comes from the coding sequence ATGCGGCTAAAGATTAACCTGGCATCGCGAACCTATCTCAACCGCAGGCAGTTCAACGTGGCCATTGCGTTGGCCTTTGCCGTTCTCGGCCTTGTTCTTGTCTTCAACATCGGAACAGTTTCACGTAACGCCGGCGAGATATCCATCGCTGCACGTCAGATAGCGCAGTACGAGGGGAAACTTACAGGAGCTGTTCCGGAACAGGACTACAAGGCTCTGCTGGACAGGATCAAGTTTGCGAACGAAATCATAGACAGAAAAACCTACCGATGGACCGCACTTCTGGACAAGCTGGAAGGGGTGGTCCCGGAAGGGATTGCCATAACGACAATCGATCCCGATACGAAAACCGGTAAATTGAAGATAAGCGGGGCTGCACGGTCTTTCAAGAACCTTCGCCAGTTTCTCGAGAACCTGGAGGGATCCGAGGATTTTGCTGAAGTTTTCCTTGTAAGCCAGGCGGATGTGAAGGTTGGTCAGACGCAGCAAGGCATAAGCTTCAGTATCGATTCGAAGGTGCGGCTCCCATGA
- a CDS encoding murein hydrolase activator EnvC, producing the protein MNKKTSAILLLLGFVAASPLHADLTKDLQGIKNKIKEKKTQLSKTKKVETKVSGELQQIEKNLREKEENLSSLNRDLKGVETGLDRTRKEIDVVQQEAQHKEVEIRQRVVSIYKAGEFGALRMFFSSESFPQVTENLRYMNSVLQNDRKLFDDYNAKISRLKGLKQTLEIDIARKEKIKTSIVAKKQEIEVEKKRKADYLLKIREEKKGHLASLRELEGNAKRLQSMVERLEARSRKSYSRKPDQPKRQYGQSLPPTPDRGFASQKGRLAMPVKGEVVATFGRHKHPEFNSYTVSNGISIAAPAGTVIRPVYDGQVVFADYFKGYGNLLIIDHGGGFFSLYGHASKILKKAGSMVSRQDAVATVGDVDSARGPVLYFEIRQQGRPVDPLPWF; encoded by the coding sequence ATGAATAAAAAAACGTCAGCCATACTTCTGCTGCTGGGCTTTGTCGCAGCAAGCCCTCTCCATGCCGACCTGACCAAGGATCTGCAGGGGATCAAAAACAAAATCAAGGAAAAGAAGACCCAGCTGTCGAAGACCAAGAAGGTGGAAACCAAGGTCAGCGGAGAGCTTCAGCAGATAGAGAAGAACCTTCGTGAGAAAGAGGAGAACCTTTCCTCGCTCAACAGGGATCTCAAGGGGGTAGAGACGGGTCTGGACCGGACACGGAAAGAAATCGATGTGGTCCAGCAGGAGGCCCAGCATAAGGAAGTGGAGATCAGGCAACGGGTTGTCTCCATCTACAAAGCCGGCGAGTTCGGCGCCCTTCGAATGTTCTTCTCCTCTGAGTCGTTCCCGCAGGTAACGGAGAACCTGCGCTACATGAATTCCGTTCTGCAGAACGACCGGAAGCTGTTCGACGATTACAATGCCAAGATATCAAGGCTGAAGGGGCTGAAGCAAACGCTGGAGATCGATATTGCGCGCAAGGAAAAGATAAAGACGAGCATTGTCGCGAAGAAGCAGGAAATAGAGGTCGAGAAGAAGCGTAAGGCTGATTACCTACTTAAAATCAGGGAAGAGAAGAAGGGCCATCTTGCGTCTCTGAGGGAGCTGGAAGGGAACGCAAAGCGGCTTCAGTCAATGGTGGAAAGGCTTGAAGCCCGCAGCAGAAAAAGCTATAGTAGGAAGCCCGATCAGCCGAAGCGGCAATACGGGCAATCACTTCCGCCCACACCGGACCGCGGATTCGCTTCCCAGAAGGGGCGGCTGGCGATGCCGGTCAAGGGGGAGGTGGTTGCTACCTTCGGACGGCACAAGCACCCCGAGTTCAATTCATACACCGTCAGCAACGGGATTTCCATCGCGGCCCCTGCAGGCACCGTCATCAGGCCAGTCTACGACGGCCAGGTGGTTTTCGCCGACTACTTCAAGGGATATGGCAACCTTCTGATCATTGACCATGGGGGTGGTTTTTTCAGTCTCTACGGTCATGCGTCGAAGATCCTGAAAAAGGCCGGTTCCATGGTTAGTCGCCAGGATGCCGTGGCTACCGTGGGGGACGTGGATTCGGCGCGGGGACCGGTGCTTTACTTCGAGATAAGGCAACAGGGGAGACCGGTAGATCCGCTTCCCTGGTTCTAG
- the pilO gene encoding type 4a pilus biogenesis protein PilO, with translation MNIEFIRQVVQTRQMTFGALALLLIANLGLYLFTTIYQAPRLSALQAQAAEKRQLASAGITQDAATIFRQGKADLATWESRIAPKKEFARFVGELFEVAAGNSLKVGGVTYKVAPIKEEKNLLAFSIGFNVAGKYAGIKSFISDLSRMRDIMYIENLALNNPRATEEVVDLKLQLTAIFRMEGT, from the coding sequence ATGAATATTGAATTTATCCGACAGGTAGTCCAGACCCGGCAAATGACCTTCGGTGCCCTCGCTCTGCTCCTCATCGCGAATCTTGGCCTTTATCTGTTTACCACCATCTATCAGGCCCCCCGTCTGTCCGCCCTTCAGGCCCAGGCGGCGGAAAAACGGCAACTGGCAAGTGCCGGAATCACCCAGGATGCTGCAACCATCTTTCGACAGGGTAAAGCGGATCTGGCCACCTGGGAATCCCGGATTGCTCCGAAAAAGGAGTTCGCGAGGTTCGTGGGTGAGCTTTTCGAAGTAGCAGCCGGGAATTCCCTAAAGGTCGGCGGCGTTACATACAAGGTGGCTCCCATCAAGGAAGAAAAAAATCTTCTGGCTTTCTCCATCGGCTTCAATGTAGCAGGTAAATATGCAGGCATCAAAAGCTTCATTTCGGACCTTTCCCGTATGCGCGACATCATGTACATCGAGAACCTGGCGCTTAACAACCCTCGTGCCACCGAGGAGGTCGTGGACCTTAAGCTTCAGCTGACCGCCATTTTCCGTATGGAGGGGACATGA
- a CDS encoding cohesin domain-containing protein yields MVFIKKSVLMLCLAAAVSGCAAGRSAFNKAEKLEREGNLDDAVVKYAEAAAANPDVGEYRLRFLKASEKAAREHFAKGDRFFENKKYDDALREYQTAFTLDPSFIRAKQQGELAEKLRNAQFFFSEGVSLEKDRKIREAIRAYQKALEFDPESREAKDAVERLQKSRRTKLDGTELNLKSNKPITLKFKDAKIKEVFNILSQLSGINFIFDEGLKDQNVSVFLENATFQQALDIITGINKLGKKVLNESTIIVYPKNPEKSKQYEELYVQTFFLDKLDAKKAVNLIRTMLQVKKIYVNEEMNAIVIRDTPEVIEVAQKILDANDVPDAELVLEVEVLEVSNENKENFGLGLSRYSISAAAAASGSNSFLSDTLPTTIQTTTDGTGTGTTTTTSTTPSNLLQFFSYRGYGGFLTVPNATFNFAKSLGKGETLANPRLRVKNREKAKFNVGQRVPITTTSTPTTGGFSVNVQYVDVGVKLNAEPTVQLNNEVTMKVSLEVSSIIGRQNVGSDGGTTVVTIGTRNLDTVLSLKDGETSIIGGLVDDSKQMSKQKVYLLGDIPLIGPLLTNHSTEGRKSELILAITPHIVRGITVPELDVAAFWSGREDEPAVGKSYSSFQEVEPAADQAAPAPQAPAAAPRPALPAAPAVAPVPVPVPSPVPAPSAGIAQPALPQAAPAPEPGSPSDAGKMPPPASDTGAVPGAAPPAPAAASPSAPPPPAPRAALSVTAPKSIKKNDQFKVDVQVSNAASISKAAFTFVYDPIFVEFVSAAEGPFMKQDGKPTTFQNTVDKGTGQVSVTINRAPDAGSISGGGSLMSALFKARNQGPANFGFLGVTLSDVGGKAQETIPYNTVVEVK; encoded by the coding sequence ATGGTATTCATAAAGAAATCGGTTCTGATGCTCTGCCTTGCTGCTGCCGTTTCCGGCTGCGCGGCGGGGAGGTCAGCCTTCAACAAAGCGGAGAAGCTGGAGCGGGAAGGGAATCTGGACGACGCCGTCGTCAAATATGCAGAGGCAGCCGCCGCCAATCCCGATGTTGGGGAATACCGCCTGCGTTTTCTCAAGGCAAGCGAGAAGGCGGCTCGGGAACATTTTGCCAAAGGGGACAGGTTCTTTGAAAACAAGAAGTACGATGATGCCCTGAGAGAGTATCAGACTGCATTCACCCTAGATCCTTCTTTTATTCGTGCTAAGCAGCAAGGCGAGCTTGCGGAAAAGCTCCGGAATGCGCAGTTCTTTTTCAGCGAAGGCGTATCTTTGGAGAAGGACCGCAAGATCAGGGAGGCCATTCGTGCCTACCAGAAGGCGTTGGAGTTCGATCCCGAAAGCCGGGAGGCGAAGGATGCAGTGGAGCGTCTCCAGAAAAGCCGGAGGACGAAGCTCGACGGCACCGAGCTCAATCTCAAGTCGAACAAACCGATCACCCTCAAGTTCAAAGACGCGAAGATCAAAGAGGTTTTCAACATCCTTTCTCAGCTTTCGGGGATCAATTTCATCTTCGACGAAGGGCTGAAAGACCAGAATGTCAGCGTATTTCTGGAGAACGCAACCTTTCAGCAGGCCCTCGACATCATCACCGGCATCAACAAGCTTGGGAAGAAGGTGCTAAACGAAAGCACCATCATCGTCTATCCGAAGAACCCGGAAAAATCGAAACAGTATGAGGAGCTGTACGTACAGACTTTCTTTCTCGACAAGCTGGATGCTAAGAAGGCCGTCAACCTTATACGGACCATGCTCCAGGTGAAGAAGATCTACGTTAACGAGGAGATGAACGCCATCGTCATTCGGGACACACCCGAAGTCATCGAGGTGGCGCAGAAGATCCTAGATGCCAATGATGTTCCCGACGCGGAGCTTGTCCTGGAAGTCGAGGTGCTTGAGGTAAGCAACGAAAACAAAGAGAACTTCGGCCTTGGACTGTCGCGGTATTCGATATCCGCAGCAGCGGCAGCGAGTGGTTCGAACTCGTTCCTGTCGGACACTCTGCCGACGACCATTCAGACAACGACAGATGGTACGGGTACAGGTACGACAACAACTACCTCTACTACTCCCTCAAACCTCCTGCAATTCTTCAGCTACAGGGGATACGGCGGATTCCTGACCGTGCCCAATGCCACATTCAACTTCGCCAAGTCTCTCGGAAAAGGTGAGACTCTTGCCAACCCGCGACTCCGGGTAAAGAACAGGGAGAAGGCGAAGTTCAATGTCGGCCAGCGGGTGCCGATCACTACAACCTCCACACCTACCACGGGCGGATTCAGCGTTAACGTCCAGTACGTGGACGTAGGGGTGAAGCTCAACGCGGAACCGACGGTCCAGTTGAACAATGAAGTGACGATGAAGGTGAGCCTCGAAGTAAGTTCCATAATCGGCAGGCAGAATGTCGGCAGCGATGGGGGCACCACCGTTGTTACCATAGGCACGAGAAATCTGGACACGGTGCTGAGTCTCAAGGACGGGGAAACGAGCATCATAGGCGGCCTCGTGGACGATTCCAAGCAGATGAGCAAGCAGAAGGTATACCTCCTTGGGGACATACCGCTCATCGGACCGCTCCTTACAAATCATTCAACAGAAGGCAGGAAGAGTGAGCTGATTCTGGCCATCACTCCCCACATTGTGCGGGGTATAACCGTGCCCGAGCTGGATGTGGCTGCGTTCTGGTCCGGGAGAGAGGATGAGCCTGCAGTGGGCAAATCTTATTCCTCCTTCCAGGAGGTGGAGCCTGCTGCGGACCAGGCGGCACCCGCTCCCCAGGCTCCGGCTGCAGCTCCGAGGCCGGCGCTCCCTGCTGCTCCTGCTGTCGCGCCTGTTCCTGTTCCGGTGCCGTCTCCCGTTCCTGCGCCTTCCGCCGGAATTGCGCAGCCTGCACTGCCACAGGCAGCTCCGGCCCCTGAACCGGGCTCTCCGTCGGACGCCGGCAAGATGCCGCCTCCTGCGTCCGACACGGGTGCTGTACCGGGTGCCGCTCCTCCCGCACCTGCAGCAGCTTCCCCCTCAGCGCCGCCTCCGCCTGCTCCTAGAGCTGCTCTGAGTGTCACAGCGCCGAAATCGATTAAAAAGAACGACCAGTTCAAGGTCGATGTTCAGGTCTCCAATGCTGCGAGCATCTCCAAGGCGGCATTTACCTTCGTGTACGACCCGATATTCGTCGAATTCGTCAGCGCCGCGGAAGGTCCCTTTATGAAGCAGGACGGGAAGCCCACAACCTTTCAGAATACCGTCGACAAAGGTACCGGCCAGGTATCGGTGACCATCAACCGGGCTCCCGATGCCGGGAGCATAAGCGGCGGCGGAAGCCTTATGAGCGCTTTATTCAAGGCTCGAAACCAGGGACCTGCAAACTTCGGCTTCCTGGGCGTCACCCTTTCCGATGTCGGGGGTAAGGCTCAGGAAACCATTCCCTATAACACGGTAGTTGAGGTAAAATAG
- a CDS encoding type IV pilin protein: MILNKLVKKQKGFTLIELMIVVTIVGILAAIAVPNYKWGIIRAKEAVLRENLYNMRNVLDQFFADQGKFPDSLDELVEKKYMKSIPNDPITGKPEWDVMPPPDLGQVVSEEKGLGNVYDVKSTSSLVGSNGIPYGQW; encoded by the coding sequence ATGATACTGAACAAGCTGGTGAAGAAACAGAAAGGTTTCACCCTCATCGAACTGATGATAGTGGTGACGATCGTCGGCATTCTAGCCGCCATCGCGGTACCTAACTACAAGTGGGGGATCATCAGAGCCAAAGAGGCGGTGCTCCGTGAAAACCTCTACAACATGCGCAACGTCCTTGACCAGTTCTTCGCCGATCAGGGGAAGTTCCCCGACAGCCTTGACGAACTCGTGGAAAAAAAGTACATGAAGTCGATTCCTAACGACCCCATTACAGGGAAACCCGAGTGGGACGTCATGCCACCCCCTGATCTGGGGCAGGTCGTTTCGGAGGAAAAGGGCCTCGGCAACGTGTACGATGTGAAAAGCACCTCCTCCCTCGTCGGTTCCAACGGTATTCCGTACGGTCAGTGGTAG
- a CDS encoding type II secretion system protein — MKRLNTKGLTIVELVVTMAILSVLAALVLPSAQLVAKRNKEIELRRNLRVIRTAIDDYYKAYRDAVERDKTKAPSIKESGYPKTLELLVEGDDFGKVDGQKRKFLRRIPADPFNPPKPGEKPEWGLRSYTDKPDSTIWGEEDVYDVYSLSEDTAIDGTKYNEW; from the coding sequence ATGAAACGTCTGAATACCAAGGGGCTGACGATTGTCGAACTGGTCGTCACCATGGCCATACTGTCCGTACTTGCGGCATTGGTTCTGCCGTCTGCGCAACTGGTCGCCAAGCGGAACAAGGAGATCGAACTGCGGCGGAACCTGCGGGTAATCCGCACAGCGATAGACGATTATTACAAGGCGTACCGTGACGCTGTGGAGAGGGACAAAACAAAGGCCCCTTCCATCAAGGAGTCGGGATATCCTAAGACGCTTGAGCTTCTTGTCGAAGGGGACGATTTCGGAAAAGTCGACGGGCAGAAGAGGAAGTTTCTCCGGAGGATACCCGCCGATCCTTTCAATCCTCCCAAGCCTGGAGAGAAGCCGGAATGGGGTCTGCGTTCTTATACGGACAAGCCGGACAGCACCATATGGGGTGAGGAAGACGTTTACGATGTCTACTCTCTGAGCGAAGACACCGCCATCGACGGGACCAAATACAACGAATGGTAG